In a single window of the Agrobacterium vitis genome:
- a CDS encoding toll/interleukin-1 receptor domain-containing protein, protein MKALSRRFSADSDNRIDPEDDTVDSRVSVRSALTPKGAGFFVSYSTKNEPEAREIVKYLEQAGYSTIAQFKDFPVGSNFVIEMQEGLERGARAIALLSPEYVASDHCRAEWAAIYNMDPIGKGRKLVPLLLKPAPLNKLARQIVYKSLVGLSAEERRVAVLEAIGSDPALWSPEKLRGRLAETSSPDVVPTADGKLDAVPNAIYDRAVYDADLPDLPETLRALCSIIQGSLPDNCPRTIAPSLIAYGDHLRDRGAKPILGLLSAIAGSLTKDVKSGEFGIWSDGLSEYFDNFFSFHSKFVTHFPKSQVREEVIAANEIDEDRASGKDFVEPVQEAAKALGELHLIGGTTPGFERVVQDSLQRAKDIDSLPNNPDSGLGTDVTPKRRFIFTQVGFWERVVASLNNMSSLASTEQGKAAIAILTEAIKKFLSFLQ, encoded by the coding sequence ATGAAGGCGCTCTCCCGTCGTTTTAGTGCAGATAGCGACAATAGAATCGACCCTGAAGACGACACGGTTGATTCTCGTGTTAGTGTCAGGTCCGCCTTGACTCCTAAAGGAGCAGGTTTCTTCGTCAGTTACTCCACAAAGAATGAGCCTGAGGCCCGTGAAATCGTCAAGTATCTCGAACAGGCTGGATACTCGACTATAGCCCAATTCAAAGATTTCCCGGTCGGCTCAAACTTCGTCATTGAGATGCAGGAGGGCTTGGAGCGTGGGGCGAGGGCCATTGCACTGCTTTCACCTGAGTACGTGGCTTCGGACCATTGCCGCGCGGAATGGGCCGCGATTTATAATATGGACCCGATTGGTAAGGGCAGGAAACTTGTCCCGCTTTTGTTGAAACCAGCTCCGCTCAACAAGCTAGCACGCCAGATCGTTTATAAGTCACTCGTTGGTCTGAGCGCCGAAGAGCGGCGTGTTGCCGTTTTGGAGGCCATTGGCAGTGATCCTGCTTTGTGGTCACCAGAAAAGTTGCGTGGCCGACTGGCCGAAACATCGAGTCCAGATGTTGTACCTACTGCCGATGGAAAGCTGGATGCTGTTCCTAATGCGATTTATGACCGTGCGGTCTATGACGCGGATTTACCGGACTTGCCTGAAACTTTAAGAGCCCTTTGCTCAATCATTCAAGGTTCGTTACCTGATAACTGCCCGAGGACGATTGCGCCTTCTTTGATTGCTTATGGAGATCATCTGAGGGACAGAGGGGCAAAGCCCATTCTTGGCTTGCTTTCGGCAATCGCAGGCTCTTTGACGAAAGATGTTAAATCGGGCGAGTTCGGCATCTGGAGTGATGGATTGTCGGAATATTTTGACAATTTCTTCTCCTTTCATTCAAAATTCGTCACTCACTTCCCGAAGTCGCAAGTGCGTGAAGAGGTGATTGCTGCCAACGAGATCGACGAAGATCGTGCGAGCGGCAAGGATTTTGTGGAGCCGGTGCAAGAAGCCGCCAAGGCGCTTGGGGAACTGCATTTGATAGGAGGCACTACACCCGGTTTCGAACGTGTCGTGCAAGACAGTCTGCAAAGGGCTAAAGATATTGATTCATTGCCCAATAACCCCGATTCAGGTCTTGGTACGGACGTAACGCCAAAACGCCGATTTATTTTCACGCAGGTTGGTTTCTGGGAGCGTGTTGTTGCCTCCCTTAACAATATGTCCTCCCTTGCATCAACTGAGCAGGGTAAGGCCGCGATTGCTATTTTGACCGAGGCGATCAAAAAATTCCTTTCGTTTCTTCAGTGA